A DNA window from Drosophila pseudoobscura strain MV-25-SWS-2005 chromosome 2, UCI_Dpse_MV25, whole genome shotgun sequence contains the following coding sequences:
- the Fer2LCH gene encoding ferritin heavy chain isoform X1, whose amino-acid sequence MKLLVAFALIASLGALAQAEEEYCHNSVVTACSSSTFSALTGFFTGESNSICNARFAGIEHVEPEVQAYINSQLTKSYEYLLLATHFNSYQKNRPGFQKLYQGLSDRSFDDSIALIKQITKRGGIVDFNTRHESAASVSTQRPTLEVDELHSLALALDNEKQLATGATHIHTRAIHATERDPEMAHYMEEEYLGKQADSVRKLSGYANDLAKLMKVPDPSLSIYLFDEYLQKQ is encoded by the exons ATGAAACTGCTCGTTGCATTCGCTTTGATTGCCAGCCTCGGCGCTCTGGCCCAGGCAGAGGAAGAGTATTGCCACAACAGCGTGGTTACCGCCTGCTCTTCGTCGACCTTCTCTG CGCTCACGGGCTTTTTCACAGGCGAAA GCAACTCGATTTGTAATGCCCGCTTCGCCGGCATCGAGCACGTCGAGCCCGAGGTCCAGGCCTACATCAACTCCCAGTTGACCAAGTCCTACGAGTACCTGCTCCTGGCCACCCACTTCAACTCGTACCAAAAGAACCGTCCCGGATTCCAAAAGCTGTACCAGGGACTCTCGGACCGTTCCTTTGACGACAGCATTGCCCTGATCAAGCAGATCACCAAGCGCGGTGGTATCGTGGACTTCAACACCCGTCACGAGTCGGCCGCCTCCGTCAGCACCCAGCGTCCCACTCTGGAGGTTGACGAGCTGCActccctggccctggccctcgACAACGAGAAGCAGCTGGCCACCGGCGccacccacatccacacccGTGCCATCCACGCCACCGAGCGCGACCCCGAGATGGCTCACTACATGGAGGAGGAGTACCTGGGCAAGCAGGCCGATTCCGTGCGCAAGCTTTCCGGCTACGCCAATGATCTCGCCAAGCTGATGAAGGTGCCGGACCCATCCCTGTCCATCTACCTGTTCGACGAGTATCTGCAGAAGCAGTAA
- the Fer1HCH gene encoding ferritin subunit isoform X1, translating to MVKLIASLLVLAVVAQQAYGDFKSLSKKDSKSFAPVRRNEGKKLKQNNDHGQDRIVKNDEWSGECKGSLEVPEIPKGWMDLKDGCLNGMRHQIQEEINASYQYLAMAAYFARDTVNRQGFAENFFKAAKEEREHGSKLVEYLSMRGQLTDSVSNLITVPTVAKQEWKDGAAALEDALELETKVTRSIRKLIQTCEGKPYNHYHLVDYLTGVYLEEQLHGQRELAGKLVTLKKMMSTHGELGEFLFDKSL from the exons ATGGTGAAATTAATTGCAAGCCTTCTGGTGCTGGCCGTGGTGGCCCAACAGGCGTACGGAGACTTTAAAT CCTTAAGCAAGAAAGATAGCAAGAGTTTCGCGCCAGTGCGAAGGAACGAAGGGAAGAAGCTAAAGCAGAATAATGACCATGGTCAAGATCGAATAGTGAAGAACGATGAGTGGAGTGGCGAGTGCAAAG GCTCGCTGGAGGTTCCCGAGATCCCCAAGGGCTGGATGGACTTGAAGGACGGCTGCCTCAACGGCATGCGCCACCAGATCCAGGAGGAGATCAACGCTTCATACCAGTACCTGGCCATGGCCGCATACTTCGCCCGCGACACCGTCAACCGCCAAGGCTTCGCTGAGAACTTCTTCAAGGCCGCCAAGGAGGAGCGCGAGCATGGCTCCAAGCTGGTTGAGTACCTCTCCATGCGTGGCCAGCTCACCGACAGCGTCAGCAACCTCATCACCGTGCCG ACCGTAGCCAAACAGGAGTGGAAGGATGGTGCCGCCGCCCTTGAGGATGCTCTCGAGCTGGAGACCAAGGTCACCCGCTCCATCCGCAAGTTGATCCAGACCTGCGAGGGCAAGCCCTACAACCATTACCACCTGGTGGACTACCTCACCGGCGTGTACCTGGAGGAACAGCTCCACGGACAGCGCGAGCTTGCCGGCAAGCTGGTTACCCTCAAGAAGATGATGTCCACCCACGGCGAACTCGGAGAGTTCCTGTTCGACAAGAGCTTGTAA
- the Fer2LCH gene encoding ferritin heavy chain isoform X2: MKLLVAFALIASLGALAQAEEEYCHNSVVTACSSSTFSGESNSICNARFAGIEHVEPEVQAYINSQLTKSYEYLLLATHFNSYQKNRPGFQKLYQGLSDRSFDDSIALIKQITKRGGIVDFNTRHESAASVSTQRPTLEVDELHSLALALDNEKQLATGATHIHTRAIHATERDPEMAHYMEEEYLGKQADSVRKLSGYANDLAKLMKVPDPSLSIYLFDEYLQKQ; encoded by the exons ATGAAACTGCTCGTTGCATTCGCTTTGATTGCCAGCCTCGGCGCTCTGGCCCAGGCAGAGGAAGAGTATTGCCACAACAGCGTGGTTACCGCCTGCTCTTCGTCGACCTTCTCTG GCGAAA GCAACTCGATTTGTAATGCCCGCTTCGCCGGCATCGAGCACGTCGAGCCCGAGGTCCAGGCCTACATCAACTCCCAGTTGACCAAGTCCTACGAGTACCTGCTCCTGGCCACCCACTTCAACTCGTACCAAAAGAACCGTCCCGGATTCCAAAAGCTGTACCAGGGACTCTCGGACCGTTCCTTTGACGACAGCATTGCCCTGATCAAGCAGATCACCAAGCGCGGTGGTATCGTGGACTTCAACACCCGTCACGAGTCGGCCGCCTCCGTCAGCACCCAGCGTCCCACTCTGGAGGTTGACGAGCTGCActccctggccctggccctcgACAACGAGAAGCAGCTGGCCACCGGCGccacccacatccacacccGTGCCATCCACGCCACCGAGCGCGACCCCGAGATGGCTCACTACATGGAGGAGGAGTACCTGGGCAAGCAGGCCGATTCCGTGCGCAAGCTTTCCGGCTACGCCAATGATCTCGCCAAGCTGATGAAGGTGCCGGACCCATCCCTGTCCATCTACCTGTTCGACGAGTATCTGCAGAAGCAGTAA
- the Fer1HCH gene encoding ferritin subunit isoform X2, which produces MVKLIASLLVLAVVAQQAYGDFKCSLEVPEIPKGWMDLKDGCLNGMRHQIQEEINASYQYLAMAAYFARDTVNRQGFAENFFKAAKEEREHGSKLVEYLSMRGQLTDSVSNLITVPTVAKQEWKDGAAALEDALELETKVTRSIRKLIQTCEGKPYNHYHLVDYLTGVYLEEQLHGQRELAGKLVTLKKMMSTHGELGEFLFDKSL; this is translated from the exons ATGGTGAAATTAATTGCAAGCCTTCTGGTGCTGGCCGTGGTGGCCCAACAGGCGTACGGAGACTTTAAAT GCTCGCTGGAGGTTCCCGAGATCCCCAAGGGCTGGATGGACTTGAAGGACGGCTGCCTCAACGGCATGCGCCACCAGATCCAGGAGGAGATCAACGCTTCATACCAGTACCTGGCCATGGCCGCATACTTCGCCCGCGACACCGTCAACCGCCAAGGCTTCGCTGAGAACTTCTTCAAGGCCGCCAAGGAGGAGCGCGAGCATGGCTCCAAGCTGGTTGAGTACCTCTCCATGCGTGGCCAGCTCACCGACAGCGTCAGCAACCTCATCACCGTGCCG ACCGTAGCCAAACAGGAGTGGAAGGATGGTGCCGCCGCCCTTGAGGATGCTCTCGAGCTGGAGACCAAGGTCACCCGCTCCATCCGCAAGTTGATCCAGACCTGCGAGGGCAAGCCCTACAACCATTACCACCTGGTGGACTACCTCACCGGCGTGTACCTGGAGGAACAGCTCCACGGACAGCGCGAGCTTGCCGGCAAGCTGGTTACCCTCAAGAAGATGATGTCCACCCACGGCGAACTCGGAGAGTTCCTGTTCGACAAGAGCTTGTAA
- the Fer2LCH gene encoding ferritin heavy chain isoform X3 produces the protein MKLLVAFALIASLGALAQAEEEYCHNSVVTACSSSTFSGNSICNARFAGIEHVEPEVQAYINSQLTKSYEYLLLATHFNSYQKNRPGFQKLYQGLSDRSFDDSIALIKQITKRGGIVDFNTRHESAASVSTQRPTLEVDELHSLALALDNEKQLATGATHIHTRAIHATERDPEMAHYMEEEYLGKQADSVRKLSGYANDLAKLMKVPDPSLSIYLFDEYLQKQ, from the exons ATGAAACTGCTCGTTGCATTCGCTTTGATTGCCAGCCTCGGCGCTCTGGCCCAGGCAGAGGAAGAGTATTGCCACAACAGCGTGGTTACCGCCTGCTCTTCGTCGACCTTCTCTG GCAACTCGATTTGTAATGCCCGCTTCGCCGGCATCGAGCACGTCGAGCCCGAGGTCCAGGCCTACATCAACTCCCAGTTGACCAAGTCCTACGAGTACCTGCTCCTGGCCACCCACTTCAACTCGTACCAAAAGAACCGTCCCGGATTCCAAAAGCTGTACCAGGGACTCTCGGACCGTTCCTTTGACGACAGCATTGCCCTGATCAAGCAGATCACCAAGCGCGGTGGTATCGTGGACTTCAACACCCGTCACGAGTCGGCCGCCTCCGTCAGCACCCAGCGTCCCACTCTGGAGGTTGACGAGCTGCActccctggccctggccctcgACAACGAGAAGCAGCTGGCCACCGGCGccacccacatccacacccGTGCCATCCACGCCACCGAGCGCGACCCCGAGATGGCTCACTACATGGAGGAGGAGTACCTGGGCAAGCAGGCCGATTCCGTGCGCAAGCTTTCCGGCTACGCCAATGATCTCGCCAAGCTGATGAAGGTGCCGGACCCATCCCTGTCCATCTACCTGTTCGACGAGTATCTGCAGAAGCAGTAA